The following DNA comes from Camelina sativa cultivar DH55 chromosome 14, Cs, whole genome shotgun sequence.
NNNNNNNNNNNNNNNNNNNNNNNNNNNNNNNNNNNNNNNNNNNNNNNNNNNNNNNNNNNNNNNNNNNNNNNNNNNNNNNNNNNNNNNNNNNNNNNNNNNNNNNNNNNNNNNNNNNNNNNNNNNNNNNNNNNNNNNNNNNNNNNNNNNNNNNNNNNNNNNNNNNNNNNNNNNNNNNNNNNNNNNNNNNNNNNNNNNNNNNNNNNNNNNNNNNNNNNNNNNNNNNNNNNNNNNNNNNNNNNNNNNNNNNNNNNNNNNNNNNNNNNNNNNNNNNNNNNNNNNNNNNNNNNNNNNNNNNNNNNNNNNNNNNNNNNNNNNNNNNNNNNNNNNNNNNNNNNNNNNNNNNNNNNNNNNNNNNNNNNNNNNNNNNNNNNNNNNNNNNNNNNNNNNNNNNNNNNNNNNNNNNNNNNNNNNNNNNNNNNNNNNNNNNNNNNNNNNNNNNNNNNNNNNNNNNNNNNNNNNNNNNNNNNNNNNNNNNNNNNNNNNNNNNNNNNNNNNNNNNNNNNNNNNNNNNNNNNNNNNNNNNNNNNNNNNNNNNNNNNNNNNNNNNNNNNNNNNNNNNNNNNNNNNNNNNNNNNNNNNNNNNNNNNNNNNNNNNNNNNNNNNNNNNNNNNNNNNNNNNNNNNNNNNNNNNNNNNNNNNNNNNNNNNNNNNNNNNNNNNNNNNNNNNNNNNNNNNNNNNNNNNNNNNNNNNNNNNNNNNNNNNNNNNNNNNNNNNNNNNNNNNNNNNNNNNNNNNNNNNNNNNNNNNNNNNNNNNNNNNNNNNNNNNNNNNNNNNNNNNNNNNNNNNNNNNNNNNNNNNNNNNNNNNNNNNNNNNNNNNNNNNNNNNNNNNNNNNNNNNNNNNNNNNNNNNNNNNNNNNNNNNNNNNNNNNNNNNNNNNNNNNNNNNNNNNNNNNNNNNNNNNNNNNNNNNNNNNNNNNNNNNNNNNNNNNNNNNNNNNNNNNNNNNNNNNNNNNNNNNNNNNNNNNNNNNNNNNNNNNNNNNNNNNNNNNNNNNNNNNNNNNNNNNNNNNNNNNNNNNNNNNNNNNNNNNNNNNNNNNNNNNNNNNNNNNNNNNNNNNNNNNNNNNNNNNNNNNNNNNNNNNNNNNNNNNNNNNNNNNNNNNNNNNNNNNNNNNNNNNNNNNNNNNNNNNNNNNNNNNNNNNNNNNNNNNNNNNNNNNNNNNNNNNNNNNNNNNNNNNNNNNNNNNNNNNNNNNNNNNNNNNNNNNNNNNNNNNNNNNNNNNNNNNNNNNNNNNNNNNNNNNNNNNNNNNNNNNNNNNNNNNNNNNNNNNNNNNNNNNNNNNNNNNNNNNNNNNNNNNNNNNNNNNNNNNNNNNNNNNNACCCTTTTTGAAGACATGGGTGAATCTTCCTATGGCTATTggttttatgttgctttacacCAAACTCTCAAATGTTCTCTCTAAAAAGGCTCTCTTTTACACTGTTATTGTTCCTTTTATTGTCTACTTTGGAGCCTTTGGTTTTGTGATGTACCCTCTCAGCAACTTGATTCACCCTGAAGCTCTTGCTGATAAGCTCCTTGCGACGCTCGGCCCCAGATTCATGGGTCCTCTCGCAATCATGCGGATTTGGAGTTTCTGTTTGTTCTATGTCATGGCTGAGCTTTGGGGTAGTGTTGTGGTTTCAGTTCTCTTCTGGGGATTTGCCAATCAGGTGAGATTAcactcttctttttgttttaggcTACTGCTAGTTATAGTCttatttatgggtttttaaGTTAGGTAGCCTTTGAAGATTTGGAACCGTTTGAGTCAATATCTATGATGTTTGTGAATTAACTTGCATGCAATCTTTTGGTGGCAGATTACAACGGTTGACGAAGCCAAAAAGTTCTATCCTTTGTTTGGACTAGGAGCAAATGTTGCACTTATTTTCTCAGGAAGAACTGTGAAATATTTCTCTAACATGAGAAAGAATCTTGGCCCTGGAGTTGATGGCTGGGCTGTATCATTAAAAGCTATGATGAGTATTGTCGTGGGAATGGGACTTGCCATCTGTTTCCTCTACTGGTGGGTGAATAGATATGTGCCTCTCCCAACCCgtagcaagaagaagaaggtaataATATGgttaaacatacaaaatatgaaaatactaATGGTTTTTCTATGTAACTAAATGCGCAGCTTATCTGGTTTTTTCTGATTTGTTACAGGTGAAACCACAAATGggaacaatggagagcttgaaGTTTTTGGTGTCATCACCATACATTAGGGATCTTGCTACTTTGGTGGTTGCATATGGAATTAGTATCAACCTTGTTGAAGTCACATGGAAATCAAAGCTTAAAGCTCAGGTTAACAAAATCCTCATGGATAAGTTACTATTTACCACTAGTACTACTACACTGTCGTCtaagaacctaaaaaaaatccTTTCTTTCAATGCAGTTCCCTAGCCCGAACGAGTACTCAGCATTTATGGGAGACTTCTCAACCTGCACGGGTATTGCAACATTCACAATGATGCTTCTCAGCCAATATGTGTTTAAGAAGTATGGTTGGGGAGTAGCTGCAAAGATCACGCCAACCGTTCTGCTATTGACCGGCGTTGCCTTCTTCTCTCTGATACTGTTTGGGGGCCCATTTGCACCACTGGTTGCCAAGCTTGGTATGACACCGCTACTCGCAGCTGTGTACGTTGGTGCTCTCCAGAATATCTTCAGCAAGAGCGCCAAGTACAGCTTGTTTGATCCTTGCAAAGAAATGGCTTATATCCCATTGGATGAGGACACCAAGGTTTCTCACTTTTCTCTTAAAAACGTAGTTGCATTCTTTCGATCTTGGATTTTTACGGTATGTGCCATTTGTTTTGCAGGTTAAAGGCAAAGCTGCCATTGATGTAGTCTGCAACCCATTGGGGAAATCAGGCGGTGCTCTAATCCAGCAGTTCATGATCCTTACATTCGGCTCACTCGCCAACTCCACGCCTTACCTTGGAATCATCCTGCTCGGTATAGTCACTGCATGGTTAGCTGCTGCTAAGTCGCTGGAAGGACAGTTCAACACTCTCATGTCTGAAGAAGAACTCGAGCAGGAATTGGAGAGAGCTTCATCAGTCAAGATTCCTGTCGTGTCTAAGGAGGATGCACCACCAGGAGAATCTGCGAGCCAACTATCGGAGAAATCTACTCCAACCAACAATTAGATGATGACggataaagtttttttttgggattgttTGCGTGTTGGTTTTAGCGTTTTGGTCGGAGTAAGATTTTGTTAGTGTGAGAGAAAGACTACAAATTAATCATTTAGTCATATGCGTTTTTTTTcgttgttgtttcttctctttgatacCAATACGaaagtaataaaattttcaagttcaatAATACAGTATCATCTTCTCTGTAACTTTGGTGAACACTGAAAGTGAactttaaccaaaacaaaaaagtaattaacGAGTAAATTAAGGCCAAAACGACATAGTTTGGAAGAGGAAGATCATCCGTTAATTAAAGGGAAGAGTTTTGTCGATTTTATCTTCTCGCCTTAAAACCCCAAATGTAAAACCTCTACTGGTGTGACCATGTTCATTGCTCTGTCTCTCCTACGATGGCGTCTTCTGCTCAAAGTCctcatttttatttcaatcCAGGCAAGTCCAACTCTTTCCTAAGAAAGGCTCATAAGCATAGAAACGTTCGTTTCTATTGGAATTTTGGAATTCGGAAACTTTTCTTGAGAAAATCTCAAGGACTATCTGTTGTTCTTAGCTCGAGTTCAAGCAGTACCCACTTTTCGAATTCTCAGTTACATGGTCTATGCGCGAACGGGAAGCTGGAGGAAGCTATGAAGCTTCTCAATTCTATGCAGGAGTTGCGGGTTACTGTTGACGAAGATGTGTTTGTGGCTCTGGCCAGGCTTTGCGAGTGGAAGAGAGCACATGAGGAAGGCTCTAAGGTTTATAATATTGCTCTCAATTCCATGAGCAGCCTGGGTGTTGAACTCGGCAACGCGTTTCTCGCTATGTTTGTCAGGTTTGGTAATTTGGTTGATGCCTGGtatgtttttggtaaaatgtCTGAGAGAAACTTGTTTTCTTGGAACGTGTTGGTCGGTGGCTATGCGAAGCAAGGCTATTTCGACGAAGCTATGTGTTTGTATCATAGGATGTTGTGGGTTGGTGGTGTGAAGCCTGACGTCTNGGATTGTTTGCGTGTTGGTTTTAGCGTTTTGGTCGGAGTAAGATTTTGTTAGTGTGAGAGAAAGACTACAAATTAATCATTTAGTCATATGCGTTTTTTTTcgttgttgtttcttctctttgatacCAATACGaaagtaataaaattttcaagttcaatAATACAGTATCATCTTCTCTGTAACTTTGGTGAACACTGAAAGTGAactttaaccaaaacaaaaaagtaattaacGAGTAAATTAAGGCCAAAACGACATAGTTTGGAAGAGGAAGATCATCCGTTAATTAAAGGGAAGAGTTTTGTCGATTTTATCTTCTCGCCTTAAAACCCCAAATGTAAAACCTCTACTGGTGTGACCATGTTCATTGCTCTGTCTCTCCTACGATGGCGTCTTCTGCTCAAAGTCctcatttttatttcaatcCAGGCAAGTCCAACTCTTTCCTAAGAAAGGCTCATAAGCATAGAAACGTTCGTTTCTATTGGAATTTTGGAATTCGGAAACTTTTCTTGAGAAAATCTCAAGGACTATCTGTTGTTCTTAGCTCGAGTTCAAGCAGTACCCACTTTTCGAATTCTCAGTTACATGGTCTATGCGCGAACGGGAAGCTGGAGGAAGCTATGAAGCTTCTCAATTCTATGCAGGAGTTGCGGGTTACTGTTGACGAAGATGTGTTTGTGGCTCTGGCCAGGCTTTGCGAGTGGAAGAGAGCACATGAGGAAGGCTCTAAGGTTTATAATATTGCTCTCAATTCCATGAGCAGCCTGGGTGTTGAACTCGGCAACGCGTTTCTCGCTATGTTTGTCAGGTTTGGTAATTTGGTTGATGCCTGGtatgtttttggtaaaatgtCTGAGAGAAACTTGTTTTCTTGGAACGTGTTGGTCGGTGGCTATGCGAAGCAAGGCTATTTCGACGAAGCTATGTGTTTGTATCATAGGATGTTGTGGGTTGGTGGTGTGAAGCCTGACGTCTATACGTTCCCCTGTGTATTGAGAACCTGTGGAGGTATACCTGATCTAGCTCGAGGAAGAGAGGTTCATGTCCATGTGGTTCGATACGGATATGATTTGGATATTGATGTAGTAAACGCTTTGATTACTATGTATGTGAAGTGTGGTGATGTGAAGAGCGCGAGGTTGCTTTTTGATAGAATGCCTAGGAGAGATATAATCTCGTGGAACGCAATGATCTCGGGGTACTTTGAGAATGGGATGTGTTATGAAGGGTTGAAGCTATTCTTTGCAATGCGTGGGCTTTCCGTTGATCCTGATTTGATGACTATGACAAGTGTTATCTCTGCTTGTGAGCTTCTTGGAGATGGAAGATTAGGAAAGGATATTCATGCTTATGTGATAACCactggttttgttgttgatgtatcTGTCTGCAACTCTTTAACGCAGATGTACTTAAATGCTGGGTCATGGCGTGAAGCTGAAAAACTGTTCAGCAGAATGGAGCGCAAAGACATTGTGTCATGGACCACTATGATTTCAGGCTATGAGTATAATTTTCTGCCCGAGAAGGCCATAGACACTTACAGAATGATGGATCAAGATTCCGTGAAGCCAGACGAAATAACAGTAGCTGCTGTTCTATCTGCTTGTGCTACTCTAGGTGATCTTGACACAGGTGTTGAGCTCCATAAGCTTGCGGTTAAGGCAAGGCTCATATCCTATGTGATTGTTGCAAACAATCTCATTAATATGTACTCGAAGTGCAAATGCATTGATAAGGCCTTGGACATCTTTCATAACATCCCCCGCAAGAATGTAATATCTTGGACATCGATTATTGCAGGGCTTAGACTCAACAACCGGTGTTTTGAGGCCTTGATATTCTTCCGACAAATGAAAATGACGTTGCAGCCGAATGCAATAACCTTAACAGCTGCATTAGCAGCTTGTGCTAGAATCGGAGCTCTGATGTGTGGGAAAGAGATTCATGCTCATGTACTGAGAACAGGAGTGGGGCTTGATGATTTTCTTCCAAATGCACTCTTAGACATGTATGTAAGGTGTGGGAGAATGAACATTGCTTGGAATCAGTTCAACTCACAGAAAAAAGATGTCTCATCATGGAACATTCTTCTAACCGGATATTCAGAACGGGGTCAAGGGTCGGCGGTGGTGGAGCTATTTGACAAAATGGTTGAGTCCAGAGTAAGGCCAGATGAGATTACATTCATCTCACTGTTATGTGGTTGTAGCAAATCCCAAATGGTGAGAGAAGGTTTAATGTACTTTAGCACTATGGAGGAATATGGTGTTACTCCAAACTTGAAGCACTATGCTTGCATGGTTGATTTGCTTGGTCGTGCAGGAGAGTTAGAACAAGCACACGAGTTTATTCAGAAAATGCCAGTAACCCCAGATCCAGCTGTATGGGGAGCTTTACTTAACGCTTGCAGGATTCACCGCAACATTAATCTTGGTGAGCTTTCAGCGCAGCGCATATTTGAGCTGGACAATGAAAGTGTTGGCTACTACATTCTGTTATGTAATCTGTATGCTGATTGTGGAAAATGGAGAGAAGTTGCAAAAGTGAGAAGAATGATGAAAGAAAACGGGTTAACAGTTGATGCAGGATGTAGTTGGGTTGAAGTAAAGGGTAAAGTTCACGCCTTTCTTagcgatgacaattaccatcctcaaacaaaagagatcaacACTGTTTTAGAGGGGTTCTATGAGAAAATGAGTGAAGCTGGGGTTACTACAAGTTCAGAATCGAGTTCTATGGATGAGACAGAGATTTCGAGAGATGAGATATTCTGTGGACATAGCGAAAGAAAAGCCATAGCATTTGGTCTGATCAACACGGTCCCAGGAATGCCGATTTGGGTGACAAAGAACCTCAATATGTGTGAGAGTTGCCACGATACAGTAAAGTTCATCTCCAAAACAGTAAGAAGAGAGATCTCAGTTAGAGATGCTGAGCATTTCCACCACTTTAGAGATGGACAATGTTCATGCGGAGGTtagaaaccaagaaaaaaggaaTACACACATCAAGAGATTGTTATGTTATTACACAAGAAACCTGGATTACGTTTGGCTTTGTTTTGTCTGTAACACATCTTATAAGATAGTAACCTGCTCTGTATGTAACATTTAGTTAGAGGATTCAATCTAAATCCAGCGTTGTTGAtcatccttttatttatatatcaatacagcattacaaaaaaaggaaagaatagtatataataaacaaaaaaatatattttcttattgttacAGAAAATAGAATGCAAAAACTTGTCTATCGTTTTTGGAAATTGAAACTCTTGATTCCAACAGCAAAGATAACGGCAAAGAGCAAAGGGAAGATGACGTTCATGGCGGCGACCACTCCCAAGAAACCTTCTCTGTATCCATAGAAATCTTTAATGAATTGCTTCACAGTAGTACCATCAGCCATTGGCTCCGTGATATCACCGAACTGTGATGCGATTAATCCATACAATGTCCACGCAACTGGGCAAAGCCAGTAGTACCATTCCCACCACACTGGCATACTCTGTTTTCATTAAAAAGTTTGGGGTCAAAACGTAATATTATAATACGTTTATAGCctattttgaaattaaataaataataagggTGAAGACTTACGGGACGAGGGATGAGGAAGCCGGAGAAGAGATTCCAGATGCCGTAGAAAGCAGAGGAGACGACGGAGGCGATGTGGTGGTTCGGAGTCATAGCCACAGCCATCATGCCGTAGAAGGTGAATGTTAAGAATGATCCGTACATAAAGAAGAGGTACCAGAAGAACTTCACCGCCGTCCACTCGAACCCTATCATTGCGTACACGATGAGACCGTACACCACCGCTTGCACGAAGACGTATGGTATCTCGATGAAAACCTGATAAACACGAATTTTAGGGATTTTGGGTTGGAAATAAAAATGTGAACTTTATCACGGTCGGATGGATTTGTTTGAGTTACCTGAGCGAAAGCATAAGGCATGGCGGAGTACATTCCGGCGGCTTGTTCTCTGTAAAAGACTGTTCTTTCGACGTTGACGACTGGTTGCACTGAAGCTGCGTTTTGTAACCCGAGGAAGAGAACAGCTGTGTACATTGAACCCATTGCATTGGATAAGTCCTGCGTTGTTTTCCTGGAAGatgaaaaaattcaaattatgtcAGTCTTGAAACCTAGCCAGCATCAAGGTTTGTGTTATGGGGAGGTTACGCTTACGTTTTGCCTCCAAGGTCCCAGAACATTGTGCCGAACATGAGAGCAATGCCTATTGTGAAGAGGAATCTGACGGCCGTGTAAGGAGGGTTTCTCCAGTAGGACCAGTGTTGTTTCCATAGAGAAGCCATACATTGTGTCCAGAAGGATTGCGAGTATTGTGTTGGGAAATACAGATCTTTTGATCCTGGAGCTGGCTGGCTTAGCTCCTTGATAAGCTCCTTGTTTCTCCTATGATAAGAGAGAATGTTATTGGTGAGATTTAAATCTTGATGTTAAATTTGTGATTTGGCTTTAACATGACTGTGAAATGTACTTACTTGTAAAGGTCTGAATTTTTGTAGAGTTGGGCGAAATCGACTCCTAAAGCCGCTTCTTGAGATGTGTTTGAGACTTCAAGCATCCAGGTTGCTGGGTTGTACCCTTCTGTGATCTTGCTGATTCCTTGAATACTCTGTTGCATAGTCAACAATACATATTCAGTCcatgttttcttctcttccaataCAAATTGTAAGGTTAGTGTGATTATCTAAGTTGTTTTGTTACCTCGAAATAGTTGATCAAATGGGTTGATTCGTGGCCAAGAGGTCCAACGTAGATTTCCTCACCTCCGCGTTTCAGCAAAAATAACTGCATATATATGCATAGCCAAACCATGTTAACAAATGGTTGAAAGTTCTTTTTCAGATTCGCgtttaatgtaatttttaataCCTCATCAAAGGCTTCAAAGATGTCAATGCTAGGTTGGTGAATGGTGCAGACGACGGTTCTGCCTGTGTCGACCGTATTCCTTACAGTCCTCATAACGATGGCAGCAGCTCGTGCATCCAATCCTGAAGTAGGTTCATCCATGAAGATTATGGAAGGGTTTGCAACCAGCTCCACCGCAATGGTCAGTCTCTTTCGTTGCTCTGTTGACAAACCGCTCTCACCAGGTAGTCCAACCAGTGCTTGCCTTAGCGGTGTTAACTCCACCAGCTCCATCACTTCATCTATGAACATCTGTACCAAAACAACAGAGAACATTGTTAGTATCATTTCAATTTCCTCATTTAACTTCTGGAAATGATAAGGTCTCTGGATAACCTTTCTCTTGTTTGAATCAACTTCTTTAGGTAATCGGAGCCAGGCTGAGTAAACCAAGGACTCGTAAACAGTGACATGTGGGGAATGAATATCAGTTTGTTCACAGTATCCTGAGATACGGGCAAATGTTTGTTGATTCTTAGGATAACCGGAGATTGTGATGTTTCCATCAATATAACCACCGGTTTTTCTTCCGGCCAGAACATCCATCAGAGTGGTTTTGCCAGCGCCAGAGACACCCATGAGAGCCGTGAGCACGCCTGGCCTGAATGCACCATTCACACCTTTCAACAGGACAAGTTTGTCTTCTTGTGTGCCTTGCTCTATCATTTCCTGTGCaggaaaaatcacaaaataaagaTTAGTAGGAAGTTTCTTGCATTACTGATATAGAACCCTCGAGNTAGTCAACAATACATATTCAGTCcatgttttcttctcttccaataCAAATTGTAAGGTTAGTGTGATTATCTAAGTTGTTTTGTTACCTCGAAATAGTTGATCAAATGGGTTGATTCGTGGCCAAGAGGTCCAACGTAGATTTCCTCACCTCCGCGTTTCAGCAAAAATAACTGCATATATATGCATAGCCAAACCATGTTAACAAATGGTTGAAAGTTCTTTTTCAGATTCGCgtttaatgtaatttttaataCCTCATCAAAGGCTTCAAAGATGTCAATGCTAGGTTGGTGAATGGTGCAGACGACGGTTCTGCCTGTGTCGACCGTATTCCTTACAGTCCTCATAACGATGGCAGCAGCTCGTGCATCCAATCCTGAAGTAGGTTCATCCATGAAGATTATGGAAGGGTTTGCAACCAGCTCCACCGCAATGGTCAGTCTCTTTCGTTGCTCTGTTGACAAACCGCTCTCACCAGGTAGTCCAACCAGTGCTTGCCTTAGCGGTGTTAACTCCACCAGCTCCATCACTTCATCTATGAACATCTGTACCAAAACAACAGAGAACATTGTTAGTATCATTTCAATTTCCTCATTTAACTTCTGGAAATGATAAGGTCTCTGGATAACCTTTCTCTTGTTTGAATCAACTTCTTTAGGTAATCGGAGCCAGGCTGAGTAAACCAAGGACTCGTAAACAGTGACATGTGGGGAATGAATATCAGTTTGTTCACAGTATCCTGAGATACGGGCAAATGTTTGTTGATTCTTAGGATAACCGGAGATTGTGATGTTTCCATCAATATAACCACCGGTTTTTCTTCCGGCCAGAACATCCATCAGAGTGGTTTTGCCAGCGCCAGAGACACCCATGAGAGCCGTGAGCACGCCTGGCCTGAATGCACCATTCACACCTTTCAACAGGACAAGTTTGTCTTCTTGTGTGCCTTGCTCTATCATTTCCTGTGCaggaaaaatcacaaaataaagaTTAGTAGGAAGTTTCTTGCATTACTGATATAGAACCCTCGAGCAAGGATATTACCTGGGGCATGTCAACTGAGTATACAACATTGTCAAAGGTAATTGAATGTGGCTCAAATGGTAGCACCATTCCTCTTTTCTTATTGGCACCGACTTCAGCTACACCGTTTGTCCTAGCAGACTGAAGTTCTTGCTCGGTTCCATCACTCGCAGGCTCTTCTGCCATAACAGCTTGAGGCTTTCCCAAGGCTGTACGTAAAGAAAGTTCCAGAGTTTTCAGATAAATAGCTTTTGTATCAGAAGATGTGAACAAGCAAAATAGAGTAATTTACATACAGTTCAGAAACGTCAGAGCAACCGTGAAACCAAAGTTGAACANAATTTCCTCATTTAACTTCTGGAAATGATAAGGTCTCTGGATAACCTTTCTCTTGTTTGAATCAACTTCTTTAGGTAATCGGAGCCAGGCTGAGTAAACCAAGGACTCGTAAACAGTGACATGTGGGGAATGAATATCAGTTTGTTCACAGTATCCTGAGATACGGGCAAATGTTTGTTGATTCTTAGGATAACCGGAGATTGTGATGTTTCCATCAATATAACCACCGGTTTTTCTTCCGGCCAGAACATCCATCAGAGTGGTTTTGCCAGCGCCAGAGACACCCATGAGAGCCGTGAGCACGCCTGGCCTGAATGCACCATTCACACCTTTCAACAGGACAAGTTTGTCTTCTTGTGTGCCTTGCTCTATCATTTCCTGTGCaggaaaaatcacaaaataaagaTTAGTAGGAAGTTTCTTGCATTACTGATATAGAACCCTCGAGCAAGGATATTACCTGGGGCATGTCAACTGAGTATACAACATTGTCAAAGGTAATTGAATGTGGCTCAAATGGTAGCACCATTCCTCTTTTCTTATTGGCACCGACTTCAGCTACACCGTTTGTCCTAGCAGACTGAAGTTCTTGCTCGGTTCCATCACTCGCAGGCTCTTCTGCCATAACAGCTTGAGGCTTTCCCAAGGCTGTACGTAAAGAAAGTTCCAGAGTTTTCAGATAAATAGCTTTTGTATCAGAAGATGTGAACAAGCAAAATAGAGTAATTTACATACAGTTCAGAAACGTCAGAGCAACCGTGAAACCAAAGTTGAACAATATGACGAATCCAAGTAAGGCTCCAGTTCCAATCCAGTACCAGTATGCATGGGGTAAGAACCCACGAGACTTGAGGACAGTAACTCCAAGTGTTTCGCTTGAGTTTGCGACAGCCTGTAATACAACCAACGTATCAGTCCTGTCTAAAAGAAATACCAAAACCTTGGAAAATGTCTTCCGAATCTAAAGAGGACAGGGGACTAGGGAGGGTGATAATTACTCGACTCCAGCTGTGTCCGAAGAATTCGTTGGCCATTAGCGCGTTCTGTCCATACATGATTGGGGAGATCCAGTAACCCCATATCCACCACTTCTTAATGTCCTCTGTTTTGATCAGGTAAATGGGAAAACAGCGATAAGCATTTGATATGAGTATATGACAAACTGGCAACAGACGTATGTGCATGAACTCATACCTCGTGCAAGTACCACACCACCCAAGGCAAAGAAGACGAGCATCGCAAATGCACCAAATGTGTTTGCTACGATCATGTTTCTTCCCAATGCTGCCACCATCTTAAACAATCCAGAAGCCATCTGGTTCATGAGCACGAGCAGTATATACTGCTTAAACAGCCTACAAGAAACCAGCAGAACTATTAGCAGCTCATCCATAAGTATCCAAAGTTGTCATGTTTACTTGTTTGGTGTATGTATGAATGTATCTGTACCTTCCAACGTTGGGATCAAAGCCGATGACGTAGTAAGTGATGAATGTTGTGAGAGCGGCTTCAATAAAGCTTATAGGGATCTTGAGGAGCCAAGGAGGCAGAGAGTATACCCATGCAGGGTAGAAGAGAAGATCTCTTTGTTTGTAAAACACAGGAAGTTTTGCAATGGTCATTGAAAGTTCAGACATTCCATTGAACATGAGCATCATAAGGACGAAGAACAAGGCTCCCGTGTAAAGACTCCCATCCACCACAGTCTTCTTTTGCAGCTCCGTCCGAAAGAAAAGCGTCATAGTCAAGAATGCCATGACCAGTAGCTGTAAACACATGGAAGCAACAACATTTCAATAAGTCTGTCTTGGAGACAAGGAAATTTTATTTCAAGACGTGTGATCACTTACTTGTCCAAATTTGAAGTAGTAAACAAAGGAGTTTCTTTTCATGAGTAAGTATTCTCTGGAGAAGCTTGTCTTGAGAAGTTCTTTTATCCCAACTCCATACTTCTTGGTGGTTAGAGCAGCCGGATGGCTCTTTCTCTTGTCAAAGGGCAAAGCGAGCTCATCTCCGATTCTCCGCCCAACGTGGAATGATTGAAACGCCTCTGCAAACTCCCTCACTCTTATGAACCTGTAAGGCTCATCAGGTCGTGACCAGTACTGCATTTGGTCTTTCTTTGATGTCACCTGCCAGAGTAGTCATCGGTAAAGTATTTTTTAAGACATGGAACATAGTCGCT
Coding sequences within:
- the LOC104740242 gene encoding ABC transporter G family member 40 isoform X1 → MEGTSFQKASNSLRRNSSAWRKDSGMEIFSRSSREEDDEEALRWAALEKLPTFDRLRKGILTASHAGGAINEIDIQKLGFQDTKKLLERLIKVGDDEHEKLLWKLKQRTDRVGIDLPTIEVRFDNLKVEAEVHVGGRALPTLVNFISNFADKLLNTLHLVPNQKKKFTILNDVSGIVKPGRMALLLGPPSSGKTTLLLALAGKLDKELKQTGRVTYNGHGMNEFVPQRTAAYIGQNDVHIGEMTVRETFAFAARFQGVGSRYDMLTELARREKEANIKPDPDIDVFMKALSTAGEETNVMTDYILKILGLEVCADTMVGDDMLRGISGGQKKRVTTGEMLVGPSRALFMDEISTGLDSSTTYQIVNSLRNYVHIFNGTALISLLQPAPETFNLFDDIILIAEGEIIYEGPRDHVVEFFETMGFKCPPRKGVADFLQEVTSKKDQMQYWSRPDEPYRFIRVREFAEAFQSFHVGRRIGDELALPFDKRKSHPAALTTKKYGVGIKELLKTSFSREYLLMKRNSFVYYFKFGQLLVMAFLTMTLFFRTELQKKTVVDGSLYTGALFFVLMMLMFNGMSELSMTIAKLPVFYKQRDLLFYPAWVYSLPPWLLKIPISFIEAALTTFITYYVIGFDPNVGRLFKQYILLVLMNQMASGLFKMVAALGRNMIVANTFGAFAMLVFFALGGVVLAREDIKKWWIWGYWISPIMYGQNALMANEFFGHSWSRAVANSSETLGVTVLKSRGFLPHAYWYWIGTGALLGFVILFNFGFTVALTFLNSLGKPQAVMAEEPASDGTEQELQSARTNGVAEVGANKKRGMVLPFEPHSITFDNVVYSVDMPQEMIEQGTQEDKLVLLKGVNGAFRPGVLTALMGVSGAGKTTLMDVLAGRKTGGYIDGNITISGYPKNQQTFARISGYCEQTDIHSPHVTVYESLVYSAWLRLPKEVDSNKRKMFIDEVMELVELTPLRQALVGLPGESGLSTEQRKRLTIAVELVANPSIIFMDEPTSGLDARAAAIVMRTVRNTVDTGRTVVCTIHQPSIDIFEAFDELFLLKRGGEEIYVGPLGHESTHLINYFESIQGISKITEGYNPATWMLEVSNTSQEAALGVDFAQLYKNSDLYKRNKELIKELSQPAPGSKDLYFPTQYSQSFWTQCMASLWKQHWSYWRNPPYTAVRFLFTIGIALMFGTMFWDLGGKTKTTQDLSNAMGSMYTAVLFLGLQNAASVQPVVNVERTVFYREQAAGMYSAMPYAFAQVFIEIPYVFVQAVVYGLIVYAMIGFEWTAVKFFWYLFFMYGSFLTFTFYGMMAVAMTPNHHIASVVSSAFYGIWNLFSGFLIPRPSMPVWWEWYYWLCPVAWTLYGLIASQFGDITEPMADGTTVKQFIKDFYGYREGFLGVVAAMNVIFPLLFAVIFAVGIKSFNFQKR
- the LOC104740242 gene encoding ABC transporter G family member 40 isoform X2, translated to MLTELARREKEANIKPDPDIDVFMKALSTAGEETNVMTDYILKILGLEVCADTMVGDDMLRGISGGQKKRVTTGEMLVGPSRALFMDEISTGLDSSTTYQIVNSLRNYVHIFNGTALISLLQPAPETFNLFDDIILIAEGEIIYEGPRDHVVEFFETMGFKCPPRKGVADFLQEVTSKKDQMQYWSRPDEPYRFIRVREFAEAFQSFHVGRRIGDELALPFDKRKSHPAALTTKKYGVGIKELLKTSFSREYLLMKRNSFVYYFKFGQLLVMAFLTMTLFFRTELQKKTVVDGSLYTGALFFVLMMLMFNGMSELSMTIAKLPVFYKQRDLLFYPAWVYSLPPWLLKIPISFIEAALTTFITYYVIGFDPNVGRLFKQYILLVLMNQMASGLFKMVAALGRNMIVANTFGAFAMLVFFALGGVVLAREDIKKWWIWGYWISPIMYGQNALMANEFFGHSWSRAVANSSETLGVTVLKSRGFLPHAYWYWIGTGALLGFVILFNFGFTVALTFLNSLGKPQAVMAEEPASDGTEQELQSARTNGVAEVGANKKRGMVLPFEPHSITFDNVVYSVDMPQEMIEQGTQEDKLVLLKGVNGAFRPGVLTALMGVSGAGKTTLMDVLAGRKTGGYIDGNITISGYPKNQQTFARISGYCEQTDIHSPHVTVYESLVYSAWLRLPKEVDSNKRKMFIDEVMELVELTPLRQALVGLPGESGLSTEQRKRLTIAVELVANPSIIFMDEPTSGLDARAAAIVMRTVRNTVDTGRTVVCTIHQPSIDIFEAFDELFLLKRGGEEIYVGPLGHESTHLINYFESIQGISKITEGYNPATWMLEVSNTSQEAALGVDFAQLYKNSDLYKRNKELIKELSQPAPGSKDLYFPTQYSQSFWTQCMASLWKQHWSYWRNPPYTAVRFLFTIGIALMFGTMFWDLGGKTKTTQDLSNAMGSMYTAVLFLGLQNAASVQPVVNVERTVFYREQAAGMYSAMPYAFAQVFIEIPYVFVQAVVYGLIVYAMIGFEWTAVKFFWYLFFMYGSFLTFTFYGMMAVAMTPNHHIASVVSSAFYGIWNLFSGFLIPRPSMPVWWEWYYWLCPVAWTLYGLIASQFGDITEPMADGTTVKQFIKDFYGYREGFLGVVAAMNVIFPLLFAVIFAVGIKSFNFQKR